One Rosa chinensis cultivar Old Blush chromosome 5, RchiOBHm-V2, whole genome shotgun sequence genomic region harbors:
- the LOC112164144 gene encoding uncharacterized protein LOC112164144 — translation MDYDLTEEGLEAFHSIHERLSSYMVEKEAYDRIATLEVVNEELADPEDDEEVHIQLAPAALDDTPPKVKDPTEKVNLGTVSEPMEVSISAYLEPNEKQRLIELLLEFKDCFAEKYEDMPGLSPDLVCHQLPTLAEKRPVKQEPRRMNSETQILVKEEVEKMHKSGVFEYVVMPFGLKNAGATYQKAMNLIFHDILGKVLEVYIDDVVVKFQKRGGHIADLRKVFDLMRQHKLKMNPAKCVFGVLAGDFLGFIVHQRGIEVPEDKASAVIHASPPRTKKELQRLLGKINFLRRFISNSAGKIQPFSPLLGLQGQNEFVWESKHQEAFDSIKAYLANPPVLVPPRPGVPLKLYISAAAASIGSLLAQDDEDGIEHAVFYLSRVLTDCETRTDTLAGVGIVLENPAGDRFSYSFQLTFQCTNNQAEYEALIIGLEVLLEMGVRDVQIRGDSQLVINQLLEKYRCTSWLLIPYLSRAVELLDQFTEVGMEHIPRERNFAANELAQLATGISLKYGVRERILKVERRTLPSWLARPDPPDDPVVAVLEPIDVDWRIPLIEYLKRPDSSADRKIRFLALNYFLRGDELRRRGEDGIDFRCVYGREAKILMREVHTGICGSHQAGPKMRWLLRRHGYYWPSILKDCIAFAKGCADCQAHGPVQHHKFIIVATDYFTKWVEAEPLKEATGTTIRHAGVGQGGSIHGGPVEELVNDFGIQFTHSTPYYAQSNGQAEASNKIIITLLKKMLVENPRQWHDTLHETLWAYRTSKRNPTATTPYALMFGHDARIARAYDKRTRGRSFKEGDLVWKAILPLGEKVTGRGKWTQRWEGPFVIHRILERGAFHLKDIDGAIHRNPINGRFLKKYYPSVWEFDDPPDSVFTPTGGQP, via the exons atggattacgacctcacTGAGGAGGGACTGGAAGCCTTCCACTCGATACACGAGCGGTTGTCATCatacatggtggaaaaagaggcttacGATCGCATtgcgaccttagaggtcgtcaATGAAGAACTTGCTGATCCAGAGGATGACGAGGAAGTCCACATTCAGCTCGCTCCAGCggcgctggacgatacacctcccAAGGTTAAAGACCCTACAGAGAAGGTCAACCTGGGTACGGTAAGCGAGCCTATGGAAGTATCCATCAGTGCTTACCTAGAGCCtaacgagaaacagaggctcatcgaATTATTGCTAGAGTTCAAGGATTGTttcgcggagaagtatgaggacatgcccggcctgtcaccagaCTTGGTTTGTCATCAATTACCAACTCTGGCTGAAAAGAGGCCTGTCAAGCAGGAGCCGCGACGAATGAACTCCGAGACCCAGATCTTGGTAAAGGAAGAGGTAGAGAAAATGCACAAGTCAG GAGTGTTTGAGTATGTAGTCATGCCTTTTGGCCTGAAGAACGCCGGCGCGACGTATCAAaaagccatgaacctgatcttccacgacatactgggAAAGGTGTTAGAGGTATACATTGATGACGTAGTCGTCAAGTTTCAGAAGCGAGGGGGTCACATCGCAGATCTCAGGAAAGTGTTTGATCTCATGCGCCAACATAAACTCAAAATGAACCCGGCCAAATGTGTGTTTGGAGTGCTCGCCGGAGATTTTCTGGGGTTTATAGTCCACCAgcgaggaattgaggtccccGAGGATAAGGCAAGCGCAGTTATTCATGCATCTCCCCCACGGACGAAGAAGGAATTACAGCGTCTtttgggtaagatcaattttctacggcgtttcatctctaattctGCAGGGAAAATCCAGCCTTTCTCACCGTTGCTGGGACTACAAGGACAGAATGAATTTGTGTGGGAATCCAAGCATCAGGAGGCTTTCGACAGTATCAAGGCCTATCTAGCAAACCCACCAGTCTTGGTTCCACCTAGACCCGGAGTCCCGTTGAAACTGTATATCTCAGCAGCCGCCGCCTCCATTGGTAGCCTGCTCGCTCAGGACGATGAGGACGGTATCGAGCACGCTGTATTTTATCTCAGCCGTGTACTGACAGATTGCGAGACAAG aacagATACTCTGGCCGGCGTAGGGATTGTCCTGGAGAATCCTGCCGGTGAccgtttctcttattctttccagCTCACGTTCCAATGTACTAATAATCAGGCTGAATATGAAGCTCTCATCATTGGACTCGAAGTCCTGTTGGAAATGGGCGTCCGGGACGTTCAGATTCGCGGAGATTCTCAGCTCGTGATCAATCAGCTTCTGGAAAAATATCGCTGTACGAGTTGGCTGCTCATCCCCTACTTGAGTCGCGCCGTTGAGCTTCTGGACCAATTTACAGAGGTTGGTATGGAACATATACCACGTGAACGTAACTTTGCTGCCAATGAGCTCGCTCAGCTGGCTACGGGCATTAGCTTGAAATACGGAGTGCGCGAGCGCATTCTGAAGGTTGAGCGCCGCACACTACCTTCGTGGCTTGCTCGCCCTGATCCTCCAGATGATCCCGTGGTTGCGGTACTCGAGCCCATTGATGTTGATTGGCGGATCCCACTGATTGAATACCTCAAACGACCAGACTCCAGCGCTGATAGGAAAATTCGTTTCCTCGCATTGAATTACTTCCTTAGAGGTGATGAACTACGCAGACGTGGCGAAGATGGTATAGATTTTCGATGCGTCTACGGTCGCGAAGCCAAAATATTGATGCGCGAGGTGCACACGGGGATATGTGGATCTCATCAAGCCGGACCTAAGATGCGTTGGCTCCTCCGACgtcatggttattattggcccagcattttgaaggattgtattgcaTTCGCCAAAGGCTGTGCGGATTGTCAAGCACACGGTCCTgtccagcat cacaagtttatcattgTCGCCACTGATTACTTCACGAAATGGGTTGAAGCAGAACCTCTAAAGGAGGCCACCGGCACTACCATTCGCCA TGCTGGTGTCGGACAGGGGGGCAGCATTCATGGAGGCCCCGTTGAGGAGCTGGTGAATGACTTTGGCATTCAGTTCACACATAGTACTCCGTACTATGCTCAATCTAATGGTCAGGCGGAGGCGAGCAACAAGATAATCATCACCTTACTGAAGAAGATGTTGGTGGAGAATCCTCGACAGTGGCATGATACTTTGCACGAGACACTTTGGGCTTATCGCACTTCGAAGCGCAACCCCACCGCCACGACGCCGTACGCGCTTATGTTTGGACATGACGCT cgtatcgcccgcgcctatgacAAGAGGACGCGGGGTCGCAGTTTCAAAGAAGGTGACCTCGTTTGGAAGGCCATTTTACCCCTGGGTGAAAAGGTCaccggtcgcggtaaatggacgcAGCGATGGGAGGGACCCTTTGTTATCCACCGAATATTGGAGCGCGgtgcttttcacctcaaagacaTCGACGGCGctatccatcgcaaccctattAACGGTCGGTTTTTGAAAAAATATTATCCCAGTGTCTGGGAGTTTGACGATCCTCCCGACTCTGTTTTTACTCCGACTGGGGGGCAACCTTaa
- the LOC112165010 gene encoding CBL-interacting serine/threonine-protein kinase 10, producing the protein MENNSYILMQRYELGRQLGKGTFAKVYYARSLITNQAVAIKVIDKEKIMKVGLMDQIKREISVMRLVRHPNIIHLYEVLATKTKIYFVIEYAKGGELFNKVAKGKLKEDVARKYFQQLINALDFCHSRGVYHRDIKPENLLLDENDNLKISDFGLSALAESKRQDGLLHTTCGTPAYVAPEVINRKGYDGVKADVWSCGVVLYVLLAGYLPFHDSNLMEMYRKIGKAEFRCPNWFSPEARRLLCKMLDPNPNTRISLAKVRDSSWFRRGPKSKEKEVAPAGTEVSSPSENNMAAEENEESGRPSNLNAFDIISLSDGFDLSGLFEKNPLNREARFTSREPARVIISKIEEMGKHLKLKVKKKDHGLLKMDRLEEGRKGFLSIDAEIFEITPTFHLVEVKKSNGDTLEYQKMLEDMRPALQEIVWVWQGEQEQTSQEQQQHEQEELPQNQPQL; encoded by the coding sequence ATGGAGAATAACTCTTATATATTGATGCAAAGGTACGAGTTAGGGAGACAGCTGGGTAAAGGCACCTTTGCCAAGGTTTACTATGCAAGGAGCTTGATAACTAATCAGGCTGTGGCTATCAAGGTTATTGACAAAGAGAAGATTATGAAGGTAGGGCTGATGGATCAGATAAAGCGAGAGATATCTGTTATGCGACTGGTTAGACACCCCAATATTATACACCTTTATGAGGTCTTGGCGACCAAAACTAAGATATACTTTGTCATTGAGTATGCCAAAGGCGGTGAGCTATTTAACAAGGTGGCTAAAGGAAAGCTGAAGGAGGATGTTGCACGGAAATATTTCCAGCAGCTGATAAATGCACTTGATTTCTGTCATAGCAGGGGAGTTTATCACCGGGATATTAAACCAGAGAACTTATTGCTAGATGAGAATGATAATCTGAAGATCTCTGATTTTGGGTTAAGTGCCCTTGCGGAAAGCAAGCGCCAAGATGGTCTGCTTCATACCACTTGTGGTACTCCTGCCTATGTTGCTCCAGAAGTTATTAATCGGAAAGGCTATGATGGTGTGAAAGCTGATGTTTGGTCTTGTGGGGTGGTCTTGTATGTCTTATTGGCTGGTTATCTCCCATTTCATGATTCAAATTTGATGGAGATGTACAGGAAAATTGGTAAAGCAGAGTTCAGATGTCCAAATTGGTTCTCACCAGAAGCACGTAGGCTTTTGTGCAAGATGTTGGATCCAAATCCCAATACTAGAATTTCCTTAGCCAAAGTTAGGGACAGTTCTTGGTTCAGAAGAGGACCAAAATCCAAAGAGAAAGAGGTGGCTCCGGCAGGAACAGAAGTTTCAAGTCCCAGTGAGAATAATATGGCTGCTGAGGAAAACGAGGAGTCAGGGAGACCTTCAAACTTGAATGCTTTTGATATTATATCCCTTTCTGATGGGTTTGATCTGTCTGGCTTGTTCGAAAAAAATCCTCTAAATAGGGAAGCAAGATTCACTTCAAGAGAGCCTGCCAGAGTCATCATCTCCAAGATAGAAGAAATGGGTAAGCATCTGAAGctaaaagtgaaaaagaaggatcATGGATTGTTGAAAATGGATCGATTGGAGGAAGGCAGAAAGGGGTTTTTGTCCATTGATGCAGAGATATTTGAGATCACTCCAACTTTTCATTTAGTAGAGGTCAAGAAATCAAATGGAGATACATTGGAGTACCAGAAGATGTTGGAGGACATGAGGCCTGCTCTGCAAGAGATTGTCTGGGTTTGGCAAGGTGAGCAAGAACAGACGTCGCAGGAGCAGCAGCAACATGAACAAGAAGAACTGCCACAGAATCAGCCACAATTATAG
- the LOC112165275 gene encoding uncharacterized protein LOC112165275, whose amino-acid sequence MRKRRKNASENPETLTPEESEGGRFFACYLLTSLCPRYKGHTYIGFTVNPRRRIRQHNGEIGRGAWRTKKKRPWEMALCIYGFPTNTSALQFEWAWQNPYVSKAVRKAAANFKSLGGFANKIKLAYTMLTLPPWESLNLTVNFFSTEHTKHAAGCPRLPEQMKVKICPMDELPSCISDDVSDNEDEWYKEKESDEAMHINTSEEEALSDPVVPNSADDQQNDIGNRSNEVYTQSKEVGEDEWYNDEVSDEAMNSGLSWEETLSNFMVHNSANDLEMDTGNTSSHVYGCDKEVQEDITGEYITSPVRMPYSNVIPSFDTEASKNTGLFDDSTVELDQPAREQSPTIIVEDNERSPSNSYLRPCDSEVVDLITPSPLCRNGFCGKRSRVPTSYPEIIDLTKSPNFIQL is encoded by the exons atgagaaagagaagaaagaacgcatcagaaaacccagaaaccctaaCGCCGGAAGAATCTGAAGGAGGCCGATTCTTTGCTTGCTATCTGCTGACGTCACTCTGCCCCCGTTATAAGGGCCACACCTATATTGG ATTCACGGTGAATCCACGGCGGCGAATAAGGCAGCACAATGGGGAAATTGGGAGAGGTGCTTGGAGAACCAAGAAGAAGAGGCCATGGGAGATGGCCTTGTGCATTTATGGTTTCCCAACCAACACTTCAGCTCTCCAG TTTGAATGGGCCTGGCAGAACCCGTATGTATCAAAGGCAGTAAGGAAGGCTGCAGCGAACTTTAAATCCCTCGGAGGATTTGCCAATAAGATCAAACTTGCATACACAATGCTCACCTTGCCGCCTTGGGAGAG TTTGAACCTCACCGTGAACTTTTTTTCAACCGAACACACCAAGCATGCTGCTGGTTGTCCACGCCTCCCAGAACAGATGAAGGTCAAAATTTGCCCCATGGATGAGCTTCCTTCCTGTATATCAGATGATGTTTCTGATAATGAAGATGAGTGGTATAAGGAAAAGGAAAGTGACGAAGCTATGCATATCAATACATCAGAGGAAGAAGCATTATCAGACCCAGTAGTTCCTAATTCAGCAGATGATCAGCAGAATGATATTGGCAATAGAAGTAACGAAGTCTACACACAGAGTAAAGAAGTAGGAGAAGATGAGTGGTATAATGATGAGGTATCTGATGAAGCTATGAACAGTGGTCTCTCCTGGGAAGAAACATTATCAAATTTTATGGTTCACAATTCAGCAAATGACTTGGAAATGGATACTGGCAATACATCTAGTCACGTTTATGGATGCGATAAAGAAGTACAAGAAGACATCACTGGGGAATATATCACATCACCAGTGAGAATGCCATACTCCAATGTCATTCCATCATTTGATACAGAAGCAAGTAAGAATACAGGTTTGTTTGATGACAGTACTGTCGAGTTGGATCAACCGGCAAGGGAACAATCACCAACTATAATAGTTGAAGACAATGAACGGTCGCCCAGCAATAGTTATCTCAGGCCTTGTGATTCTGAGGTAGTAGATTTGATAACTCCATCACCACTGTGCAGAAATGGTTTCTGTGGCAAGAGGAGTAGAGTTCCTACATCTTATCCTGAGATTATCGACTTGACCAAGTCTCCCAATTTCATCCAATTGTAG